One stretch of Alphaproteobacteria bacterium DNA includes these proteins:
- the rplM gene encoding 50S ribosomal protein L13: MKTYSAKPAEVEKKWILIDADGVVLGRLASLVALRLRGKHKPIFTPHVDCGDNVVIINADKVKLTGRKLAQKRFYWHTGHPGGIKDRTMGQILSGKHPERVIEKAVERMLTRNNLGRQLMKNLRVYPGSAHPHEAQQPQTVDIAAMNPKNKRSA; this comes from the coding sequence ATGAAAACCTATTCCGCCAAGCCCGCCGAGGTGGAGAAGAAGTGGATACTGATCGACGCCGACGGCGTCGTGCTGGGCCGTTTGGCCAGCCTGGTCGCCCTTCGTCTGCGCGGCAAGCACAAGCCGATCTTCACGCCGCACGTCGATTGCGGCGACAATGTCGTCATCATCAATGCCGATAAGGTGAAGCTGACTGGCCGCAAGCTGGCTCAGAAGCGCTTCTACTGGCACACCGGCCATCCGGGCGGCATCAAGGACCGCACCATGGGCCAGATCCTTTCCGGCAAGCACCCCGAGCGGGTGATCGAGAAGGCGGTCGAGCGCATGTTGACCCGCAACAATCTGGGTCGCCAGTTGATGAAGAATCTGCGCGTCTATCCCGGCAGCGCCCATCCGCATGAGGCGCAGCAGCCGCAGACGGTGGATATCGCCGCCATGAACCCGAAGAACAAGAGGAGCGCCTAA
- a CDS encoding ABC transporter permease, with translation MGLVNWLGLWTLLSKEVRRFLKVYFQTIFAPVVTTLLFLAVFALALGRKVEMVAGVHLLEFLAPGLIMMTMVQNAFANSSSSLIMAKVQGNIIDVLMPPLSAGELVVGFAGGGMIRGLLVGMVVAATMAFFVPMAAPHPFFIVYHAVAASLMLSLLGMMGGIWADKFDHMAAVTNFIVTPLSFLSGTFYTIDRLPEVFHTLALINPFFYMIDGFRYGMIGHADGSLLAGALYIGLVDLLLLFLSWRMFKLGYKLKA, from the coding sequence ATGGGTCTTGTGAACTGGCTGGGCCTGTGGACCTTGCTGTCCAAGGAAGTGCGCCGGTTTCTCAAAGTCTATTTCCAGACCATCTTCGCGCCCGTGGTCACCACGCTTTTGTTTCTGGCCGTGTTCGCGCTGGCTTTGGGCCGCAAGGTCGAGATGGTGGCGGGCGTGCATCTGCTGGAATTCCTGGCCCCTGGCCTGATCATGATGACCATGGTGCAGAACGCTTTCGCCAATTCCTCCTCGTCGCTGATCATGGCCAAAGTGCAGGGCAACATCATCGACGTGCTGATGCCGCCCCTAAGCGCCGGCGAGTTGGTGGTGGGATTCGCCGGCGGCGGCATGATCCGGGGCCTGCTGGTGGGGATGGTGGTGGCCGCCACCATGGCCTTCTTCGTGCCGATGGCCGCACCGCACCCCTTCTTCATCGTCTATCACGCGGTGGCGGCGTCGCTGATGCTGTCGCTTCTGGGCATGATGGGCGGCATCTGGGCCGACAAATTCGACCATATGGCCGCCGTCACCAACTTCATCGTCACGCCCTTGTCGTTCCTGTCGGGCACCTTCTACACTATCGACCGCCTGCCCGAGGTCTTTCACACCCTGGCCCTGATCAATCCCTTCTTCTACATGATCGACGGCTTTCGCTATGGCATGATCGGTCATGCCGACGGCAGTCTGCTGGCAGGTGCTCTGTATATCGGCTTGGTCGATTTGCTGCTGCTGTTCCTAAGCTGGCGGATGTTCAAGCTGGGATATAAGTTAAAGGCTTAA
- a CDS encoding regulatory protein RecX — protein sequence MKQPRKATPKSLENAAIHYLERFSTSRANLKRVLMNRVARSAKAHDTDPHEGLAWIEALLDKLEGLGYLNDAAYAEIKAESMNRRGKPSNQVRWALRMKGVDQDTAEAAMTKLSDELEGNADRAAALAFARKKRLGPYRPDDLREAHKTKDIQALARAGFGWDLAREIIEGDGEIGD from the coding sequence ATGAAACAACCTCGCAAAGCGACCCCGAAAAGCCTGGAAAACGCCGCCATCCATTATCTGGAGCGCTTTTCCACCTCGCGCGCCAACTTAAAACGCGTGCTGATGAACCGTGTCGCCCGCTCGGCCAAGGCCCACGACACCGACCCTCATGAGGGTCTGGCCTGGATCGAGGCCTTGCTGGATAAGCTGGAGGGGCTGGGCTACCTGAACGACGCCGCCTATGCCGAGATCAAGGCCGAAAGCATGAACCGTAGGGGCAAACCCAGCAATCAGGTGCGCTGGGCGCTGCGCATGAAGGGGGTGGACCAGGACACGGCCGAGGCGGCGATGACCAAATTGTCCGACGAGTTGGAGGGGAATGCCGACCGCGCCGCCGCCCTTGCCTTCGCCCGCAAGAAACGCCTGGGGCCTTATCGACCCGACGACCTGCGCGAAGCCCACAAGACCAAGGATATCCAAGCCCTGGCGCGGGCCGGTTTCGGCTGGGACTTGGCCCGGGAGATTATCGAGGGGGATGGGGAGATTGGTGACTGA
- a CDS encoding sugar transporter: MAKRKISDAKIVGFVGWAIVIYAVLRYGYAYYDISSDASVRAYAFLVLIEGGFYLLIGVIVLFVAKRLERKAAAKQGEAK; the protein is encoded by the coding sequence ATGGCCAAGCGGAAAATCAGCGACGCGAAGATTGTAGGCTTCGTCGGCTGGGCGATCGTGATCTATGCCGTTTTGCGTTACGGCTACGCCTATTACGATATTTCTTCCGACGCATCCGTGCGCGCCTATGCGTTCTTGGTGCTGATCGAAGGCGGCTTTTACCTGCTGATCGGCGTGATCGTCCTGTTCGTCGCCAAGCGTCTCGAGCGCAAGGCGGCGGCAAAGCAAGGGGAGGCAAAATGA
- a CDS encoding mechanosensitive ion channel family protein, whose protein sequence is MRLVSSIIALWLAFALPMQAAAQDAPPPDEVKTLLKVLEDDAARAKLIARIKETQTIPAVQPVSPLTEKLPGFFKRIGVKLKKMSPEDIAQSIGLSLAALLLAWAAAGLLQSGLERGVAQLKRHEERMPGLAMRAGRYRPFLKGVIRLLAVMAAVVGVLQAFDLDALAWFEGTKGRWLAWRVVTVLLVAMVALILWELAAAALEGALRRLDGQGGRRHGRLKTLAPLLRTLVAIVLIAMSVLIMLSELGVNIAPLLAGAGMVGLAFGLGAQKLVQDLLGSISMLLEDTLAVGDVVRIGEHAGVIEKMTLVDIQLRDQAGYLHVIPFSKIESFVNMTVDFSYAMFEVGVSYRVNVDEVMKVLADLGGQMAEDEQFGQLIQEPLEVLGLDKFTDSAVILKARMKTEPGKQWVVMREFNRRMKAKFDELGIEIPFPQIMVWMGEGKKG, encoded by the coding sequence ATGCGGCTTGTTTCATCGATCATTGCGCTATGGCTGGCCTTTGCCCTGCCGATGCAGGCGGCGGCCCAGGATGCCCCGCCGCCCGACGAGGTCAAGACGCTGCTCAAAGTCCTTGAGGACGATGCCGCCCGCGCCAAGCTGATCGCCAGGATCAAGGAGACGCAAACCATTCCCGCCGTCCAGCCCGTAAGCCCGCTTACCGAGAAATTGCCAGGGTTTTTCAAAAGGATAGGCGTCAAGCTAAAGAAGATGTCGCCCGAGGACATTGCCCAAAGCATTGGTCTGTCGCTGGCCGCTCTGCTGCTGGCCTGGGCGGCGGCGGGGCTGTTGCAGTCGGGGCTGGAGCGCGGCGTGGCGCAGTTGAAGCGCCATGAAGAGAGGATGCCGGGCTTGGCCATGCGGGCCGGGCGCTACCGTCCCTTTCTGAAAGGCGTCATCCGTCTGCTGGCCGTCATGGCGGCGGTGGTCGGGGTGCTGCAGGCCTTCGATCTGGATGCGCTGGCTTGGTTCGAGGGGACAAAGGGCCGCTGGCTGGCTTGGCGGGTCGTGACCGTTCTGCTGGTGGCGATGGTGGCCCTGATCTTGTGGGAACTGGCGGCGGCGGCGCTGGAAGGGGCCTTGCGCCGCCTGGACGGGCAGGGGGGGCGTCGCCATGGGCGGCTGAAAACCTTGGCCCCCTTGCTGCGAACCTTGGTCGCCATCGTCCTGATCGCCATGTCTGTCTTGATCATGCTGTCGGAACTGGGCGTCAACATCGCCCCGCTGTTGGCCGGTGCGGGCATGGTCGGCCTGGCCTTTGGCCTGGGCGCTCAAAAGCTGGTGCAAGATCTGCTGGGCAGCATCTCGATGCTGCTGGAAGACACGCTGGCGGTGGGCGACGTGGTGCGCATCGGCGAGCATGCGGGGGTTATCGAAAAGATGACCCTGGTGGATATTCAATTGCGCGATCAGGCGGGCTATCTGCACGTCATTCCCTTCAGCAAGATCGAATCCTTCGTCAACATGACGGTGGATTTCTCCTATGCCATGTTCGAGGTGGGCGTTTCTTACCGCGTCAATGTGGACGAGGTGATGAAGGTGCTGGCCGATCTGGGCGGCCAGATGGCCGAGGACGAACAGTTCGGCCAGTTGATCCAAGAGCCGTTGGAAGTTCTGGGGTTGGACAAGTTCACGGACTCGGCGGTGATCTTGAAGGCGCGCATGAAAACCGAACCCGGCAAGCAGTGGGTGGTGATGCGCGAATTCAACCGGCGCATGAAGGCGAAGTTCGACGAACTGGGCATCGAAATCCCCTTCCCGCAGATCATGGTTTGGATGGGCGAGGGGAAGAAGGGCTAG
- the arsC gene encoding arsenate reductase (glutaredoxin) (This arsenate reductase requires both glutathione and glutaredoxin to convert arsenate to arsenite, after which the efflux transporter formed by ArsA and ArsB can extrude the arsenite from the cell, providing resistance.), producing MKVTIYHNPRCSKSRQALDILISKGIEPEIVEYLKTPPSATEIRRLLKQLHVGPREILRNKEAAEFGLADPALSDEALIAGLSRHPQALERPIVVAGNKAVLGRPPEAVLSIL from the coding sequence ATGAAAGTCACCATCTATCACAATCCCCGTTGCTCGAAATCTCGCCAAGCCCTTGACATACTTATATCAAAGGGCATCGAGCCGGAGATCGTCGAATATCTCAAAACGCCTCCCTCGGCCACCGAGATCCGCCGCTTGCTCAAGCAGTTGCATGTCGGCCCGCGTGAAATCCTGCGCAACAAGGAAGCCGCCGAATTCGGACTGGCCGACCCCGCCTTGTCCGACGAGGCCCTGATCGCTGGCCTGTCGCGCCATCCCCAGGCCTTGGAACGCCCCATCGTGGTGGCGGGAAACAAGGCCGTTCTGGGCCGTCCGCCCGAAGCCGTGCTGTCGATTCTCTAG
- a CDS encoding 2-isopropylmalate synthase, protein MNSSKSPASGSNRVIIFDTTLRDGEQSPGASMNLDEKLKIATTLEEMGVDVIEAGFPISSPGDFEAVKRIAETVKKSTVCGLARATKGDIERCAEAIKPAASGRIHTFISTSPLHMKFKLQMEPEKVYQAVIDSVSYARKFTDDVEWSAEDGSRTEHDFLCRCVEAAIASGARTINIPDTVGYSVPDEYAALIAMLFNRVPNIDKAIISVHCHNDLGLAVANSLAAVNAGARQIECTINGLGERAGNAAMEEIVMALRTRHDRLPYATGVKTENIMKASHLVSNITGFVVQPNKAIVGANAFAHESGIHQDGVLKNAQTYEIMTPESVGLNRSKLVLGKLSGSAAFKAKLKELGYEMGDNALKEAFKRFKDLADRKREIFDEDIATLVDDELLRASDAVRFVSLDLHCGSKAPPKAVLELEMDGQLLSATASGDGPVDAAFNAIKSLFPHEAKLLLYQVSAVTEGTDAQAEVSVRLEEHGKSVNGQGADTDTIVASVKAYVNAINKLVVKRTRSAPEALSA, encoded by the coding sequence ATGAATAGTTCCAAGTCACCGGCGTCCGGCTCGAACCGCGTCATCATCTTCGACACAACCCTGCGCGATGGCGAGCAGTCGCCGGGTGCGTCGATGAATCTGGACGAAAAGCTGAAGATCGCCACCACGCTGGAGGAAATGGGCGTCGACGTCATCGAGGCCGGTTTCCCCATTTCATCGCCGGGCGATTTCGAAGCCGTGAAGCGCATCGCCGAAACCGTGAAGAAATCCACGGTCTGCGGTCTGGCCAGGGCCACCAAGGGCGATATCGAACGCTGCGCCGAGGCCATCAAGCCAGCCGCTTCTGGGCGCATCCACACTTTCATCTCCACCTCGCCCCTGCACATGAAGTTCAAGCTGCAGATGGAACCCGAGAAGGTCTATCAGGCGGTGATCGATTCCGTTTCGTACGCCCGCAAATTCACCGACGACGTGGAATGGTCGGCCGAGGACGGCTCGCGCACCGAGCATGATTTCCTGTGCCGCTGCGTGGAAGCCGCCATCGCCTCGGGGGCCAGAACCATCAACATCCCCGATACCGTGGGCTATTCGGTGCCCGACGAATACGCGGCCCTGATCGCCATGCTGTTCAACCGCGTGCCCAATATCGACAAGGCTATCATCTCGGTCCATTGCCACAACGATCTGGGCTTGGCGGTGGCCAATTCGCTGGCCGCCGTGAATGCGGGCGCTCGTCAGATCGAATGCACCATCAACGGCCTGGGCGAGCGCGCGGGCAACGCCGCGATGGAAGAGATCGTCATGGCGCTGCGCACGCGCCACGACCGCCTGCCCTACGCCACCGGCGTCAAGACCGAAAACATCATGAAGGCCTCGCATCTGGTTTCCAACATCACCGGGTTCGTGGTGCAGCCCAACAAGGCCATCGTCGGCGCCAACGCTTTTGCGCATGAATCGGGCATCCATCAGGACGGCGTTTTGAAAAACGCCCAGACCTACGAAATCATGACGCCGGAATCGGTGGGACTGAACCGCTCGAAACTGGTTCTCGGCAAGCTGTCGGGCAGCGCCGCCTTCAAGGCCAAGCTGAAGGAGCTGGGCTATGAGATGGGCGACAATGCGCTGAAGGAAGCCTTCAAGCGCTTCAAGGATCTGGCCGACCGCAAGCGCGAAATCTTCGACGAGGATATCGCCACGCTGGTCGACGACGAATTGCTGCGCGCTTCCGACGCCGTGCGTTTCGTCAGCCTGGATTTGCATTGTGGATCGAAGGCGCCGCCCAAGGCGGTGCTGGAATTGGAAATGGACGGCCAGTTGCTGTCGGCGACGGCATCCGGAGACGGGCCGGTGGACGCCGCATTCAACGCCATCAAGTCGCTGTTCCCGCACGAAGCCAAGCTGTTGCTCTATCAGGTCAGCGCGGTGACCGAGGGCACCGACGCGCAAGCCGAAGTATCGGTCAGGCTGGAGGAACACGGCAAATCGGTCAATGGCCAGGGGGCTGACACCGACACCATCGTCGCCTCGGTCAAGGCCTATGTGAACGCCATCAACAAGCTGGTCGTGAAACGCACGCGGTCGGCGCCCGAAGCCTTGTCGGCCTAG
- a CDS encoding rod shape-determining protein has protein sequence MFSRLMGMMSADMAIDLGTANTLVYVKGRGIVLNEPSVVAIADVKGKKQVLAVGNEAKQMLGRTPGSIQAIRPLRDGVIADFEVAEEMIKHFIRKVHNRKTFASPLIVVCVPSGSTAVERRAIQDSAESAGARRVYLIEEPMAAAIGAGLPVTEPTGSMVVDIGGGTTEVAVLSLGGIVYSRSVRVGGDKMDEAIIGFIRRNHNLLIGESSAERIKKEIGSACPPEDGDGRTMEIKGRDLMNGVPKELLVTEHQIAESLAEPVGAIIEAVKVALEHTAPELAADIVDKGIVLTGGGALLSNLDYVLRHATGLPVSIADDPLSCVALGTGRALDEMKKFRQVLATMY, from the coding sequence ATGTTTTCGCGTCTGATGGGTATGATGTCGGCCGATATGGCCATTGATCTTGGCACGGCCAACACGCTGGTTTACGTGAAGGGGCGCGGCATCGTGCTCAACGAGCCATCGGTGGTGGCCATCGCGGACGTCAAGGGCAAGAAGCAGGTTCTGGCGGTCGGCAACGAGGCCAAGCAGATGCTGGGCCGCACGCCGGGTTCGATCCAGGCCATCCGCCCGCTTCGCGACGGCGTGATCGCCGATTTCGAAGTGGCGGAAGAAATGATCAAGCATTTCATCCGCAAGGTTCACAACCGCAAGACCTTCGCCAGCCCCTTGATCGTCGTCTGCGTGCCGTCGGGTTCCACCGCCGTCGAGCGGCGCGCCATTCAAGATTCGGCGGAAAGCGCAGGCGCTAGGCGCGTCTATCTGATCGAGGAGCCGATGGCGGCCGCCATCGGCGCCGGTCTGCCGGTCACCGAACCCACCGGTTCGATGGTGGTCGATATTGGCGGCGGCACCACCGAAGTGGCGGTGCTTAGCTTGGGCGGCATCGTCTATTCGCGCTCGGTGCGCGTGGGCGGCGACAAGATGGACGAGGCCATCATCGGCTTCATCCGGCGCAACCACAATCTTCTGATCGGCGAAAGCTCGGCCGAACGCATCAAGAAGGAAATCGGCTCGGCCTGCCCGCCCGAAGACGGCGATGGGCGGACCATGGAGATCAAGGGCCGCGACCTGATGAATGGCGTGCCCAAGGAACTGCTGGTCACCGAACATCAGATCGCCGAAAGCCTGGCCGAACCGGTGGGCGCCATCATCGAAGCGGTGAAGGTGGCCCTGGAACATACGGCCCCCGAACTGGCCGCCGACATCGTGGACAAGGGCATTGTGCTGACCGGCGGCGGCGCCCTTTTGTCCAACCTCGATTACGTGCTGCGCCACGCCACCGGTCTGCCGGTGTCGATCGCCGACGATCCGCTGTCTTGCGTGGCGCTGGGAACGGGCCGCGCCTTGGACGAAATGAAGAAGTTCCGCCAAGTTCTGGCAACGATGTATTAA
- the mreC gene encoding rod shape-determining protein MreC: MKPSGSTARLAIVRQLAQRFAFATMAVAAFALMLVGKADTVLVERLRATAVDTVTPILEMLSRPAATMAEMVDNVRQLGHIRTENTALRDENQKLLRWQEAARRLESENAQLKELLNFVPGPDAGFVAARVVADSGGAFAHSVLINAGSRDGVRKGQAVVSGEGLIGRVHQVGQHSSRVLLLTDLNSHLPVMLETSRTRAIMTGDNGERPKLNYLSDTLRLLPGDRVVTSGHGGVLPPGLPVGLMLQGPDGVVRVEPFVNRHKLEYVRIVDYGLGGAITPPEEGVSAGAKR, from the coding sequence GTGAAGCCTTCAGGTTCGACCGCAAGATTGGCTATCGTCAGGCAACTGGCCCAGCGCTTCGCCTTCGCCACCATGGCGGTGGCGGCTTTCGCGCTGATGCTGGTCGGCAAGGCCGATACCGTGCTGGTCGAACGCCTGCGCGCCACGGCGGTCGATACGGTCACCCCCATCCTGGAAATGCTTTCAAGGCCTGCCGCCACCATGGCCGAGATGGTGGACAATGTGCGCCAGCTAGGCCATATCCGCACGGAAAACACGGCCCTGCGCGATGAAAACCAGAAGCTGTTGCGCTGGCAGGAAGCCGCCCGGCGCCTGGAAAGCGAAAACGCCCAATTGAAGGAATTGCTGAATTTCGTGCCCGGCCCCGACGCCGGTTTCGTGGCCGCCCGCGTGGTGGCGGATTCGGGTGGCGCTTTCGCGCACAGCGTGCTGATCAACGCAGGCTCGCGCGATGGCGTTCGCAAGGGCCAAGCCGTGGTCAGCGGCGAAGGATTGATCGGGCGCGTGCATCAGGTGGGGCAACATTCGTCGCGCGTCTTGCTGCTGACCGATCTCAACTCGCATCTGCCGGTCATGCTGGAAACCAGCCGCACGCGGGCCATCATGACTGGCGACAACGGCGAGCGTCCGAAGCTGAATTATCTGTCCGACACGCTGCGCCTGCTTCCCGGCGACCGTGTCGTCACCTCGGGCCATGGCGGCGTGCTGCCGCCCGGCCTGCCGGTTGGCCTGATGTTGCAAGGCCCCGACGGCGTCGTGCGCGTCGAGCCGTTCGTCAATCGCCACAAGCTGGAATATGTGCGCATTGTCGATTACGGCCTGGGCGGCGCCATCACGCCTCCGGAGGAGGGGGTAAGCGCCGGAGCCAAGCGTTGA
- the mreD gene encoding rod shape-determining protein MreD, whose protein sequence is MRPAGLTQRLDMAARHVLPVLLTLLLLLISLLPLKLPGLASIMPPLALMGVFYWGVYRPDLLNGPSAFVIGIAQDLLFGLPIGVSALVMLLVHGFAQTRRRSFLSHGFLVVWVGFALAGAGASLLTWILVSVLAGTPTNPNPAFTQFVLTVLTYPLFARLMGLAHQTLLKEE, encoded by the coding sequence TTGAGACCGGCGGGCCTGACCCAGCGCCTGGACATGGCGGCCCGGCATGTATTGCCGGTACTCCTCACCTTGCTGCTTTTGCTGATTTCCCTGCTGCCGCTGAAACTGCCGGGACTGGCCAGCATCATGCCGCCGCTGGCCTTGATGGGCGTTTTCTATTGGGGCGTCTATCGCCCCGATCTTTTGAACGGCCCGTCCGCCTTCGTCATCGGCATAGCGCAGGATCTTCTGTTCGGCCTGCCGATCGGCGTCAGCGCGCTGGTCATGCTGCTGGTTCACGGCTTTGCGCAAACCAGACGCCGCTCGTTTCTGTCGCACGGTTTTCTTGTCGTCTGGGTTGGTTTCGCGCTGGCCGGTGCGGGCGCCTCGCTCCTGACCTGGATTCTGGTTTCGGTTCTGGCCGGAACCCCCACCAACCCTAATCCCGCCTTTACCCAGTTCGTGTTGACGGTGCTGACCTATCCGTTGTTCGCCCGCCTCATGGGCCTGGCTCATCAAACGCTTCTGAAGGAAGAATGA
- the mrdA gene encoding penicillin-binding protein 2, with the protein MSRQADRNKVFSRRATLLAGGKLLLFTALAGRMYYLQVIEREKFATLAEENRISLRLLAPPRGRILDRFGVPLAINQENYRMLLVPEQATDIEATLEAASEIIPLSDHEKTKILREAKRRRSFMPVTVRENLTWNDVARVELNAADLPGCMIDVGQSRFYPKADRFSHVLGYVSVVSEQDLTGDPLLELPGFRIGKAGVERVHDLALRGKGGNTQLEVNALGRVIRELARNEGQPGAEVRLTIDAALQDFAYQRLGEQSASCVVMDVHSGQVLVMASAPGYDPNAFAQGLNAEQWKDLIQHPRTPLLNKCIAGQYAPGSTFKMMVALAALEHNVVSPDFNVHCSGHVELGNSVFHCWKKEGHGYVDMLRGIMHSCDVYFYEIAKRVGIDRIADMAKRFGLGNTLDIDLAGEKPGLVPNREWKLRNLRSAWSQGETLVAGIGQGYMLTTPLQLAAMTARIANGGIAVRPRLTYEVATGHESAPLPTPTYPSIQINKANLAIVRKGMRMVVNEPGGTALGSRLPNPNWIMCGKTGTAQVRRITMRERDTGVKKNDELPWKERDHALFVAYAPDDDPKYAIAVIVEHGGGGSAVAAPIARDVMMETLRRDPVSEGARDRFAYSAEKDRAG; encoded by the coding sequence ATGAGCCGCCAAGCTGATCGCAACAAAGTCTTCTCGCGCCGCGCCACCTTGCTGGCGGGAGGCAAGCTGCTGTTGTTCACGGCGCTGGCGGGGCGCATGTATTACCTTCAGGTGATCGAGCGCGAGAAATTCGCCACCTTGGCCGAGGAAAACCGGATCAGCCTGCGCCTGCTGGCCCCGCCTCGCGGACGTATCCTCGACCGTTTCGGCGTGCCGCTGGCCATCAATCAGGAAAATTACCGCATGCTGCTGGTGCCTGAACAGGCAACGGACATCGAAGCCACGCTGGAAGCGGCCAGCGAGATCATCCCCTTGTCCGACCACGAGAAGACCAAGATTTTGCGCGAGGCCAAGCGGCGCAGAAGTTTCATGCCCGTCACGGTGCGCGAGAACCTGACCTGGAACGACGTGGCCCGCGTTGAGCTGAACGCCGCCGATCTGCCGGGCTGCATGATCGATGTCGGACAAAGCCGCTTCTATCCCAAAGCGGATCGTTTCTCGCATGTGCTGGGCTATGTTTCGGTGGTGTCGGAGCAAGACCTGACCGGCGACCCGCTGCTGGAACTGCCAGGATTCCGCATCGGCAAGGCGGGGGTCGAGCGCGTGCACGATCTGGCCCTGCGCGGCAAGGGCGGCAACACGCAGCTTGAGGTGAATGCGCTGGGACGCGTGATTCGCGAATTGGCCAGGAACGAGGGTCAGCCCGGCGCGGAAGTGCGCTTGACCATCGATGCCGCCCTGCAAGACTTCGCTTATCAGCGCCTGGGCGAGCAAAGCGCTTCTTGCGTGGTGATGGACGTTCATTCCGGTCAGGTTCTGGTCATGGCGTCGGCCCCCGGCTACGATCCCAACGCCTTCGCCCAGGGGCTGAACGCCGAACAATGGAAAGACCTGATCCAGCATCCCAGAACGCCGCTGCTCAACAAATGCATTGCCGGGCAATACGCGCCCGGCTCGACCTTCAAGATGATGGTGGCGCTGGCAGCGCTTGAACACAATGTCGTCAGCCCCGATTTCAACGTCCACTGTTCGGGCCATGTCGAACTTGGCAACTCGGTCTTCCACTGCTGGAAGAAGGAAGGCCACGGCTATGTCGACATGCTGCGCGGCATCATGCACAGCTGCGACGTCTACTTCTATGAAATCGCCAAACGCGTCGGCATTGACCGCATCGCCGACATGGCCAAAAGATTCGGTCTGGGCAACACGTTGGATATCGATCTGGCCGGCGAAAAGCCGGGGTTGGTGCCCAATCGCGAATGGAAGCTGCGCAATCTGCGTTCGGCCTGGTCGCAGGGCGAAACCCTGGTGGCGGGCATCGGTCAGGGATACATGCTGACCACGCCGCTGCAACTGGCCGCCATGACGGCCAGGATCGCCAATGGCGGCATCGCTGTGCGGCCCCGCCTGACCTACGAAGTGGCGACCGGCCATGAATCGGCCCCCCTGCCCACCCCCACTTATCCCAGCATCCAGATCAACAAGGCCAATCTGGCCATCGTGCGCAAGGGAATGCGCATGGTCGTCAACGAGCCGGGCGGCACGGCGCTGGGTTCCCGCCTGCCCAATCCCAATTGGATCATGTGCGGAAAGACGGGAACGGCCCAGGTGCGCCGCATCACCATGCGCGAGCGCGACACCGGGGTTAAGAAGAATGACGAACTGCCCTGGAAGGAACGCGACCACGCGCTGTTCGTGGCCTATGCCCCCGACGACGACCCGAAATACGCGATCGCCGTCATCGTCGAACATGGCGGCGGCGGCTCTGCCGTGGCCGCCCCCATCGCGCGCGACGTCATGATGGAAACCTTGCGGCGCGATCCTGTCTCCGAAGGCGCTCGCGACCGCTTTGCCTATTCTGCCGAGAAGGACCGCGCCGGATGA